The following coding sequences are from one Granulicella sp. L56 window:
- the tpiA gene encoding triose-phosphate isomerase gives MRKPLIAANWKMYKIPAEATAFIGAFLPLVASQEKTEIVLCPSMTSLAVSLEATKGTQVHIGAQTMDWHDNGAFTGETSPVMLNAIDVTHVLIGHSERRQYFNETDETVNHKLKAALAHKLVPIVCVGEHKADRESGRTNDVLKKQLTVGLQGIDPAAAAPLVIAYEPVWAIGTGLTATPQIAEDAHKFIRAQIAEILSPAIAASTRILYGGSVKPDNAASLCCLENIDGALVGGASLDPTSFAQIIANSSI, from the coding sequence ATGCGCAAACCACTGATCGCCGCTAACTGGAAGATGTACAAGATCCCTGCCGAAGCCACCGCGTTCATCGGTGCCTTCCTTCCGCTGGTCGCCAGCCAAGAGAAGACCGAGATTGTCCTTTGTCCCTCGATGACCTCGCTGGCGGTATCGCTTGAGGCCACCAAAGGCACTCAAGTACACATCGGGGCCCAGACCATGGACTGGCACGATAACGGAGCCTTCACCGGCGAGACCTCGCCCGTCATGCTGAATGCGATTGACGTTACGCACGTCCTGATTGGCCACAGCGAGCGCCGCCAGTACTTCAACGAGACCGACGAGACCGTTAACCACAAACTCAAAGCCGCTCTGGCGCACAAGCTCGTCCCCATCGTCTGCGTAGGCGAGCATAAGGCTGACCGTGAATCGGGCCGCACCAACGATGTGCTCAAGAAGCAGTTGACGGTCGGGCTTCAGGGCATCGACCCCGCAGCAGCCGCACCACTGGTCATCGCCTACGAGCCTGTCTGGGCCATCGGTACCGGCCTGACTGCTACCCCCCAGATCGCGGAAGACGCCCACAAATTCATTCGTGCCCAGATCGCCGAGATTCTAAGTCCGGCCATTGCCGCGAGCACTCGCATCCTCTACGGCGGCTCGGTCAAGCCGGACAATGCAGCCAGCCTTTGCTGTCTTGAAAATATCGACGGCGCCTTGGTTGGCGGAGCCAGCCTCGATCCCACCAGCTTCGCCCAGATCATCGCGAACTCATCCATTTAG
- a CDS encoding ATP-binding cassette domain-containing protein encodes MAAVGVEFAKVSYTLAGSHFLLRDISLRLEAGTTTALLGRSGSGKTTLLRMVNGLVTPTLGEVHVGDRPVGTYDVVALRRSIGYVIQETGLFPHMTVERNAGMALELAGRSRVEISKRAEEVLSLAGLDFAEFRERYPWQLSGGQRQRVGLARALAMDPDILLMDEPFGALDPLTRAEMQTMLRELLQRVGKTVLLVTHDLDEALYLAQRVVFLAEGKVVADLPAGEVLASGNSHVKDYVSAVHRVVPA; translated from the coding sequence ATGGCTGCAGTTGGCGTTGAGTTCGCGAAGGTGAGCTATACGCTGGCTGGCAGCCATTTTCTGCTGCGCGATATCTCCTTGCGCCTCGAAGCGGGGACGACGACGGCTTTATTAGGGCGAAGCGGGTCGGGAAAGACGACGCTGCTGCGGATGGTCAATGGGCTGGTCACGCCTACCTTGGGAGAAGTGCATGTTGGGGATCGTCCTGTCGGGACTTATGACGTGGTGGCTCTGCGCCGAAGCATTGGGTACGTGATCCAGGAGACGGGGCTGTTTCCGCACATGACCGTTGAGCGGAACGCGGGAATGGCTCTGGAGTTGGCAGGGCGGTCTCGGGTGGAGATCTCAAAGCGTGCGGAAGAGGTTCTCTCGCTGGCGGGTTTGGACTTTGCCGAGTTTCGAGAGCGTTATCCATGGCAGCTCTCCGGTGGTCAGCGGCAGCGCGTGGGGCTGGCGCGGGCGCTGGCGATGGATCCGGATATATTGCTGATGGACGAGCCGTTTGGGGCGCTCGACCCATTGACACGGGCGGAGATGCAGACCATGTTGCGGGAGCTTTTGCAGCGTGTCGGCAAGACGGTTTTGCTGGTGACGCATGATCTGGATGAAGCACTTTATCTGGCGCAGAGAGTGGTGTTTTTAGCTGAGGGTAAGGTAGTGGCGGACCTGCCTGCCGGTGAGGTTTTGGCTTCGGGAAATTCTCATGTAAAGGATTATGTTTCGGCGGTACATCGAGTGGTGCCAGCTTGA
- the pgk gene encoding phosphoglycerate kinase — MSKLSIRDLDLTNKRVLIRVDFNVPLSKDGQTITDDTRIRETLPTIEYALRRKAKVILCSHLGRPKGKPVATMSLRPVVDRLRELLDAVLGENENVAFAPDCVGEVATEMATQLESGQTLLLENLRFHAEEEANDPAFAKKLAALCDIYVNDAFGSAHRAHASTEGITHFVKQSAAGLLMERELTYLGKALDQPDKPFVAIIGGAKVSDKIQVIDNLLELADAIIIGGGMAYTFLNAQGQTTGKSLVETDKIDVAKAALDKAKAKGVRFLLPIDHVLADKFAHDAKTVIHEGPDHFHVDLMALDIGPKSIALFEAEISDARTIIWNGPMGVFEMPAFAKGTHAIAHCVAGNHDATTIVGGGDSVAAVKQSGVSQKISHISTGGGASLEFLEGKILPGVAALTEK, encoded by the coding sequence ATGAGCAAGTTGTCCATCCGCGATCTAGACCTTACGAACAAGCGCGTCCTTATTCGTGTCGACTTCAACGTGCCGCTCTCCAAAGACGGTCAGACGATCACCGACGACACTCGCATCCGCGAGACGCTGCCCACAATCGAATACGCTCTGCGCCGCAAAGCCAAAGTCATCCTCTGCTCTCACCTCGGCCGTCCCAAAGGCAAACCAGTTGCAACAATGAGTTTGCGCCCCGTCGTCGATCGCCTGCGCGAGCTGCTTGATGCTGTGCTTGGTGAGAACGAAAATGTGGCCTTCGCCCCTGACTGCGTCGGCGAAGTCGCCACTGAAATGGCCACGCAGCTCGAATCCGGCCAGACACTCCTGCTCGAAAACCTCCGCTTCCACGCCGAAGAAGAGGCAAACGATCCCGCCTTCGCGAAGAAGCTTGCCGCCCTCTGCGACATCTACGTCAACGACGCGTTTGGCAGCGCTCACCGCGCCCACGCTTCCACCGAGGGAATCACCCACTTCGTCAAGCAGTCCGCTGCCGGACTGTTGATGGAGCGTGAACTAACCTATCTTGGCAAAGCGCTCGACCAGCCCGACAAGCCCTTCGTCGCCATCATCGGCGGAGCCAAGGTCTCCGACAAGATCCAGGTCATCGACAATCTCCTCGAGCTGGCCGACGCCATCATCATCGGCGGCGGAATGGCTTATACCTTTCTCAATGCGCAGGGCCAGACGACCGGAAAGTCGCTCGTCGAAACCGACAAGATCGACGTGGCCAAAGCTGCGCTCGACAAGGCCAAGGCCAAAGGCGTGCGCTTCCTGTTACCCATCGACCATGTCCTTGCCGACAAGTTCGCCCACGACGCCAAGACTGTCATTCACGAAGGCCCCGACCACTTCCACGTCGATCTGATGGCCCTCGACATTGGTCCCAAATCGATCGCGCTCTTTGAAGCCGAGATCTCCGATGCCCGCACCATCATCTGGAATGGTCCGATGGGTGTCTTTGAGATGCCGGCCTTTGCCAAAGGCACTCACGCTATCGCCCATTGTGTAGCGGGTAACCATGATGCCACCACCATCGTAGGCGGCGGAGATTCGGTAGCAGCGGTCAAGCAATCCGGTGTCTCCCAGAAGATCAGCCACATCTCCACCGGCGGCGGCGCGAGCCTTGAATTTCTCGAAGGGAAGATTCTCCCCGGGGTCGCCGCATTAACAGAGAAATAG
- a CDS encoding RidA family protein has protein sequence MTRTNIPGTSPYEPIIGFSRAVRLGNHIYVSGTGPVGAEDASPAEQTRVALNIIKAALEKAGASFEHVYRTRMFLSRVENWEEIGRAHGEVFGKILPAATMVVAPLLNPKWHVEIEADAYIPEVCATADFLTALDKHRLPIRYHWGGTSRCLPKTWFQR, from the coding sequence ATGACCCGCACCAACATCCCCGGCACTTCCCCCTATGAACCCATCATCGGCTTCTCCCGGGCCGTCCGCCTTGGAAACCACATCTACGTCTCCGGCACTGGTCCCGTTGGCGCAGAAGACGCCTCCCCTGCCGAGCAGACCCGTGTTGCCCTCAATATCATCAAGGCCGCTCTCGAAAAAGCTGGAGCCAGCTTCGAGCACGTCTACCGCACCCGCATGTTCCTCTCCCGCGTCGAGAATTGGGAAGAGATAGGTCGCGCCCACGGCGAAGTCTTCGGAAAGATCCTACCCGCCGCCACCATGGTCGTCGCTCCTCTGCTCAACCCCAAATGGCACGTCGAGATTGAGGCAGATGCCTATATCCCCGAAGTCTGTGCCACCGCGGATTTTCTTACCGCACTTGACAAACATCGCCTTCCGATTCGGTATCATTGGGGTGGAACAAGCAGATGTCTTCCGAAAACATGGTTTCAGCGGTAA
- a CDS encoding VOC family protein translates to MSSVLSWVAFAEINVAEATTFIHTKIRERKFCTMKLHTYLNYGGNCEEAFRFYEQHLGGKIIMMMRHEDQPDASNVASDWRKAILYARMTIGETDVMGSDVPPEHFQPMRSVYLSLTVDSTEEAERIHALLSDGGQIFMPMEETFFALRFSMLRDKFGTSWMIIHERPMPSNA, encoded by the coding sequence ATGAGTAGCGTTCTTTCGTGGGTTGCATTCGCTGAAATCAATGTTGCTGAAGCAACCACGTTTATTCACACGAAAATTCGAGAAAGGAAATTCTGCACCATGAAGCTACATACTTACCTAAATTATGGCGGCAACTGTGAAGAGGCCTTCCGCTTCTATGAACAACACCTGGGCGGAAAGATCATCATGATGATGAGACATGAAGATCAGCCCGATGCGAGCAACGTGGCTTCTGATTGGCGAAAGGCCATTCTTTATGCCCGTATGACGATTGGGGAGACAGATGTGATGGGAAGCGATGTTCCACCGGAGCACTTTCAGCCCATGCGCAGCGTTTATCTTTCGCTCACCGTCGACAGCACAGAGGAAGCTGAGCGTATTCACGCCCTGCTCTCCGATGGAGGTCAGATTTTCATGCCGATGGAGGAGACCTTTTTCGCTCTGCGCTTCAGTATGCTGAGGGACAAGTTCGGCACATCGTGGATGATTATTCATGAACGTCCGATGCCCAGCAATGCATGA
- a CDS encoding EAL domain-containing protein: MAIKRSELKSELKKALKHAEIVPFFQPMVGIRTGKLVGFEVLARWLHPQRGTIRPDEFIPVAEETGLIGELTETILLQAFAATTALQKDLNISVNISPIQLRDPSLPDEIRRAAEMAAFPLHRLTVEITESALVDNLELAASIASRLKSLGVKLALDDFGTGYSSLRNLQALPFDELKVDRSFVSSMIQSRDSRKIVAAVIGLGQSLKLTTVAEGIENETQADILRWLGCDVGQGWLYGPPVAERDLPKVIAAPMSTATHTLHDSPASDLITCIEPLPSQRLAQLQAIYDGAPVALAFVDADLRYVSVNQRLASLSGISVEEHLGQKLSEVMPPAIYSQIEPYLLRALKGEAITGLEVTQPAIFGESKSVTYLISHQPAWDEGGEVIGVSVAIVDITDRMRVIQALRASKEHYRHMVELNPHMPWIMEPSGKVIEVSPHWEEFTGQTTDQTLSSGWRNAVHPQDLERMLPILLASLQSGDPFDIEHRIGTRDGSWRWVRARGNALRSEDGTILRWYGSTEDVEDYMKLKQKLSETEAKLAALLEEKKQRS, translated from the coding sequence ATGGCAATAAAACGGTCTGAACTGAAATCTGAGCTAAAAAAAGCACTCAAACACGCAGAGATCGTTCCCTTCTTCCAGCCAATGGTCGGAATTCGGACCGGCAAACTGGTAGGTTTCGAAGTTCTCGCAAGATGGCTGCATCCGCAGCGAGGCACCATCCGCCCCGATGAGTTCATCCCCGTGGCCGAAGAGACAGGGCTTATCGGAGAATTGACGGAGACCATTCTTCTCCAAGCCTTCGCGGCAACCACCGCACTCCAAAAAGACCTCAATATCTCTGTCAACATCTCTCCCATTCAACTGCGCGACCCTTCCCTTCCCGACGAGATTCGCCGGGCCGCTGAAATGGCTGCCTTCCCGCTCCACCGGCTGACGGTTGAAATTACGGAAAGCGCTCTGGTAGACAACCTGGAGTTGGCAGCCTCTATCGCAAGCCGATTGAAGAGCCTTGGCGTCAAGCTTGCCCTAGATGATTTCGGAACCGGCTACTCCAGCCTGCGAAATCTTCAGGCGCTCCCATTCGATGAGTTGAAGGTCGACCGCAGCTTTGTCAGCTCCATGATCCAGAGCCGCGACAGCCGCAAGATTGTGGCTGCTGTCATCGGCCTGGGTCAAAGCCTCAAACTGACGACAGTTGCTGAAGGCATCGAAAATGAGACGCAGGCCGACATCCTGCGCTGGCTCGGCTGCGATGTCGGCCAGGGCTGGCTCTACGGCCCTCCTGTCGCGGAGCGAGACCTCCCCAAAGTCATCGCCGCCCCCATGTCGACGGCTACGCATACGCTCCACGACTCACCAGCATCGGACCTCATCACCTGCATCGAGCCGCTCCCCTCGCAGCGGCTGGCCCAATTACAGGCCATCTACGATGGCGCACCCGTTGCCCTTGCCTTCGTCGATGCAGACCTGAGATATGTCAGCGTCAATCAACGCCTTGCCAGCCTGAGTGGCATCTCCGTCGAAGAACATCTCGGGCAAAAACTGTCCGAAGTGATGCCCCCGGCGATCTATTCACAGATAGAGCCCTACCTTCTCCGCGCCCTTAAAGGTGAAGCCATCACGGGGCTGGAGGTCACGCAGCCTGCCATATTTGGAGAATCGAAGTCTGTGACCTATTTAATCTCCCACCAGCCGGCATGGGACGAGGGCGGAGAAGTCATCGGGGTCTCTGTCGCAATCGTGGATATCACGGATCGCATGCGCGTCATTCAGGCCCTTCGCGCCAGCAAGGAGCACTACCGCCACATGGTCGAGCTGAATCCCCATATGCCGTGGATCATGGAGCCCAGCGGCAAAGTCATTGAAGTCAGCCCGCATTGGGAAGAATTCACCGGCCAAACGACGGACCAGACGCTTAGTTCAGGCTGGAGGAACGCCGTCCATCCACAGGACCTGGAACGCATGTTGCCGATACTGCTCGCCTCGCTTCAAAGCGGTGATCCCTTTGACATCGAACATCGCATAGGCACAAGAGACGGAAGCTGGCGATGGGTCCGTGCGCGCGGCAATGCCCTGCGTTCTGAAGACGGCACGATCCTGCGTTGGTACGGATCTACCGAAGATGTCGAAGATTACATGAAGTTGAAGCAGAAACTCAGCGAGACGGAAGCAAAACTGGCAGCGCTGCTCGAAGAAAAAAAGCAGCGCTCCTAA
- the murQ gene encoding N-acetylmuramic acid 6-phosphate etherase, producing MATLTMLEQPPTPKPGNRAPLEFHDLTTETANVASEGLDTKSALEIARIINHEDAKIAAAVKKALPEIAIVIDTVARSLRDGGRLIYVGAGSSGRIASLDASECPPTYSTSPSQVQYIMAGGPKALASASDVNEDSPEIGQRDIARRRPTRKDIVIGVSASGRTPYVVGAVEYARARGAKTAAVTCNLNTPLSDAADTTIIAEVGPEVLSGSTRMKSASAQKMILNMITTGAMTRLGYVYDNLMVNVHMKNAKLVERGIRVLMKVCEIDRDTAIRTIKSAGKSIPIAVVMLKANVDKMEAVRRLTKSDGNVRLAIDDSKLEL from the coding sequence ATGGCTACCCTTACCATGCTCGAGCAGCCCCCAACACCAAAACCCGGAAATCGCGCTCCCTTGGAATTTCACGATCTCACGACGGAGACTGCGAATGTAGCTTCTGAAGGCCTGGATACAAAATCCGCCCTTGAGATCGCACGCATCATCAATCACGAAGACGCCAAGATCGCCGCAGCCGTCAAAAAGGCGCTGCCCGAGATTGCCATTGTCATTGATACCGTGGCCAGATCTCTCCGGGATGGTGGTCGCCTCATCTATGTCGGGGCCGGTTCCAGTGGCCGCATCGCCTCCCTCGATGCCTCGGAGTGCCCACCAACCTACTCCACCTCTCCTTCGCAAGTCCAGTACATTATGGCGGGAGGTCCGAAGGCCCTTGCCTCTGCTTCTGATGTCAACGAAGACTCTCCTGAGATCGGCCAGCGCGACATCGCCCGTCGGCGGCCAACCCGCAAGGACATCGTCATCGGCGTCTCCGCCAGCGGCCGTACCCCTTATGTCGTTGGTGCGGTGGAGTATGCCCGTGCCCGTGGCGCTAAAACCGCAGCCGTCACATGTAATCTCAACACCCCGCTCTCCGACGCAGCAGACACCACGATCATCGCTGAGGTAGGGCCAGAAGTCCTCTCTGGCAGCACCCGCATGAAGTCGGCGAGCGCCCAGAAGATGATCCTCAACATGATCACGACCGGCGCTATGACTCGCCTCGGCTACGTCTACGACAATCTCATGGTCAATGTACACATGAAGAATGCGAAGCTGGTCGAACGCGGCATTCGTGTGCTGATGAAAGTCTGCGAGATCGACCGCGACACAGCAATCCGCACCATCAAGTCCGCAGGAAAATCCATTCCCATTGCGGTCGTCATGCTCAAAGCCAATGTGGACAAGATGGAAGCCGTACGCCGACTGACCAAGTCCGACGGCAATGTCAGGCTCGCCATCGACGACTCAAAGCTGGAACTCTAG
- a CDS encoding ATP-binding protein, translated as MRRRPRRGPNDSESTGKSGQELPANQPAPLRPAYPEPLPVHEHELHHAAAIAEPVSEPIHEPAHSDAGVEAVAPEPKMVMETQPENLATPPAELAAAKSPKGYVVLAIGLPGSGKTTWYKRRGVTPLSSDLLRTLLFDDITEQRYQGLVFSTLRSLLRARLIAKMPWNYVDATNLSPHERKQWIKMAKSFGYEVQAVFFDVPLAVCMERNSKRERVVTDEVMQKMAERLRPPTFKEGFEKITVVRVKGHPGTGLQDGAESAPEAAQ; from the coding sequence ATGAGACGACGCCCTAGACGTGGACCGAATGATTCGGAGTCCACGGGCAAGAGCGGGCAGGAACTGCCCGCAAATCAACCTGCACCCTTGCGTCCGGCCTACCCCGAGCCGCTGCCGGTGCACGAGCATGAGCTACACCACGCCGCCGCTATAGCGGAGCCGGTTTCTGAGCCCATCCATGAGCCTGCGCACAGCGATGCTGGCGTGGAGGCTGTGGCGCCTGAGCCCAAGATGGTGATGGAGACGCAGCCCGAGAACCTGGCTACGCCGCCAGCCGAACTGGCTGCCGCGAAGTCCCCCAAGGGCTATGTGGTGCTCGCGATCGGACTTCCTGGATCAGGCAAGACAACCTGGTACAAGCGCCGGGGCGTAACCCCGCTTTCGAGCGATCTGCTGCGGACGCTGCTTTTTGACGATATTACCGAGCAGCGCTATCAGGGGCTGGTGTTCTCGACGCTGCGCAGCCTGCTGCGGGCACGCTTGATCGCCAAGATGCCGTGGAACTATGTCGATGCCACGAACCTCTCTCCGCACGAGCGCAAGCAGTGGATCAAGATGGCCAAGAGCTTCGGCTACGAGGTTCAGGCGGTCTTCTTTGATGTGCCGCTGGCGGTGTGCATGGAGCGTAACAGCAAGCGCGAACGCGTCGTGACCGACGAGGTGATGCAGAAGATGGCAGAGCGCCTGCGTCCGCCGACCTTCAAGGAAGGCTTTGAGAAAATTACGGTAGTCCGCGTAAAGGGGCATCCCGGGACGGGTCTGCAGGACGGGGCCGAGTCGGCTCCAGAGGCGGCTCAGTAG
- a CDS encoding VOC family protein, translated as MSAFENFPRITPFLWFDSNAEEAAEFYLTVFKNSRRLDEFRHPDNSVGPKGSVLTIAFELDGQKFTALNGGPMFKFAEAISFAVRCDSQQEVDEYWSKLSAGGSESQCGWLKDKFGLSWQIVPSRIDDLIKNPKAMHAMLKMNKLDIAELERAAQS; from the coding sequence ATGAGTGCATTCGAGAACTTCCCCCGCATTACGCCATTTCTATGGTTCGACTCGAACGCTGAAGAGGCGGCTGAGTTTTACCTTACTGTCTTCAAAAACTCTCGCCGTCTCGATGAATTCCGCCATCCGGACAACAGTGTCGGGCCAAAGGGCAGCGTTCTGACCATTGCATTCGAACTCGACGGCCAGAAGTTTACCGCGCTCAACGGTGGTCCCATGTTTAAATTCGCCGAGGCCATCTCGTTCGCCGTTCGCTGCGACTCGCAGCAGGAAGTCGATGAATACTGGTCGAAGCTCTCTGCAGGAGGCAGCGAAAGTCAGTGTGGCTGGCTCAAAGACAAGTTCGGCCTCTCCTGGCAGATCGTACCCTCCCGCATCGACGACCTCATCAAAAATCCAAAGGCAATGCATGCCATGCTTAAGATGAACAAGCTGGACATCGCAGAACTAGAGCGCGCCGCGCAATCCTGA
- a CDS encoding hydroxypyruvate isomerase family protein translates to MAILSRRRLIQGTVAGTVAAYASQTAFSQSDAPIQRKGRIHQSVCRWCYQKTSIEDLCAYAAHIGLKAIDLLNPDEYEIPRRYGLICSTGYAGGGDIPNGLNRIENHEKIEAAFRQNIPLAAKAGVPNVITFSGNRKGMSDEEGARNTVIGLNRLKKIAEDNNVTICVELLNSKVNHKDYMCDHTAWGANVMQQVNSPHVKLLYDIYHMQIMEGDLIRTIQENIQWIGHFHTGGVPGRHELDDTQEVQWDGVMRGILATGFQGYVAHEFLPTRDPFTSLRQAVNLCDV, encoded by the coding sequence ATGGCTATCCTCTCTCGTCGTCGCTTGATTCAAGGTACCGTTGCAGGAACAGTTGCCGCGTATGCTTCGCAAACTGCCTTTTCGCAAAGCGATGCGCCTATTCAACGAAAAGGGCGCATCCATCAATCGGTCTGCCGCTGGTGCTATCAGAAGACTTCGATTGAAGATCTCTGCGCCTACGCTGCACATATTGGTTTGAAAGCTATCGATCTGCTGAATCCGGACGAGTACGAGATTCCTCGGCGATATGGCCTTATCTGCAGTACGGGATACGCGGGCGGCGGCGACATTCCAAATGGCCTCAATCGAATAGAGAACCACGAAAAAATAGAAGCGGCATTTCGCCAGAATATTCCTTTGGCTGCGAAGGCTGGCGTGCCGAACGTTATTACCTTTTCCGGCAATCGCAAGGGTATGTCAGATGAAGAAGGTGCTCGCAATACGGTGATCGGGCTGAATCGCCTGAAGAAGATTGCCGAGGACAATAACGTCACGATCTGTGTGGAGTTGCTCAATAGCAAGGTGAACCATAAGGACTACATGTGTGACCATACCGCGTGGGGCGCGAATGTCATGCAGCAGGTCAACTCCCCCCATGTGAAGCTGCTGTATGACATCTATCACATGCAGATTATGGAAGGCGATCTGATCCGAACCATACAGGAGAACATTCAGTGGATCGGCCATTTCCACACTGGCGGCGTTCCCGGGCGGCATGAGCTTGACGATACACAGGAAGTGCAGTGGGACGGAGTGATGCGCGGAATTCTCGCCACAGGATTCCAAGGGTATGTTGCCCATGAATTTCTGCCAACACGCGATCCATTCACATCGCTGCGACAGGCAGTCAACCTATGCGATGTATAG
- the gap gene encoding type I glyceraldehyde-3-phosphate dehydrogenase, protein MAVKVGINGFGRIGRNVFRTALSNPEIEFVAVNDLTTPATLAHLLKYDSILGNLKNEISHGEDFISVDGKKIKVFAERDPSKLDWASVGAQVVVESTGFFTDATKAKAHLGTTVKKVIISAPATNEDITIVLGVNENKYDAAKHNVISNASCTTNCLAPVVKVLNDTFGIASGIMTTIHSYTNDQVILDTPHKDLRRARAAALSMIPSSTGAAKALKLVIPEMDGKLDGFAIRVPTPNVSVVDLTFVSEKPISVASINEALKKAADGELKPYLGYTDEELVSSDFKGNPLSSFVDSKLTKVVGGNTGKVISWYDNEWGYSNRVKDLILFLVKKGL, encoded by the coding sequence ATGGCAGTAAAGGTAGGCATCAACGGCTTCGGCCGCATTGGACGCAACGTATTCCGCACCGCTCTCAGCAACCCGGAGATTGAGTTCGTCGCCGTGAACGACCTCACCACCCCGGCGACCCTGGCTCATCTGCTCAAGTACGACTCCATTCTTGGCAATCTCAAGAACGAGATCTCCCACGGCGAGGACTTCATCTCCGTCGATGGTAAGAAGATCAAGGTCTTCGCGGAGCGTGACCCCTCCAAGCTCGACTGGGCCAGCGTAGGCGCGCAGGTCGTCGTCGAATCGACCGGTTTCTTCACCGATGCCACCAAGGCCAAGGCGCACCTCGGAACCACAGTCAAAAAGGTGATCATCTCCGCTCCGGCGACCAACGAGGACATCACCATCGTCCTCGGCGTCAACGAGAACAAGTACGACGCGGCGAAGCATAACGTCATCTCCAATGCCTCCTGCACCACCAACTGCCTCGCTCCCGTCGTCAAGGTCCTCAACGACACCTTCGGCATCGCCAGCGGCATTATGACCACGATCCACAGCTACACCAACGACCAGGTCATCCTCGACACGCCGCACAAGGACCTGCGCCGCGCCCGCGCCGCTGCCCTCAGCATGATCCCGAGCAGCACCGGTGCCGCCAAGGCCCTCAAGCTCGTCATCCCCGAGATGGACGGCAAGCTCGACGGCTTCGCCATCCGCGTCCCGACCCCCAACGTCTCGGTCGTGGACCTCACCTTCGTCTCCGAGAAGCCGATCAGCGTGGCCAGCATCAACGAAGCCCTCAAGAAGGCAGCCGACGGCGAGTTGAAGCCGTACCTCGGCTACACCGACGAAGAACTGGTCTCCTCGGACTTCAAGGGGAACCCCCTCTCCTCCTTCGTCGATTCCAAGCTGACCAAGGTCGTTGGCGGCAACACGGGCAAGGTCATCAGTTGGTACGACAACGAGTGGGGCTACTCCAACCGCGTCAAGGACCTCATCCTCTTCCTCGTGAAGAAGGGCCTCTAA
- the lepB gene encoding signal peptidase I, translating into MEEGKNLERSGKGGLRSWLRDLVVSVAVSAFIIIFLYQPVRVEGTSMLPMLKDQDRLFINKMVYRVEDIRRGDVVVFLYPHDHSKSYIKRVIALPGDDLRIDHGEVYVNHKRVMETYVPVRFEDERSEPETVIPPHEYFVMGDHRSISSDSRDFGPVARNLIYGKAAFVYWPMDQAGVVR; encoded by the coding sequence ATTGAAGAAGGAAAGAATTTAGAACGATCCGGCAAAGGGGGCTTGCGGTCATGGCTGCGAGATTTGGTGGTTTCCGTCGCAGTGTCGGCTTTCATCATCATCTTCCTCTATCAGCCGGTGCGGGTCGAGGGGACCAGCATGTTGCCTATGCTGAAGGACCAGGATCGGCTCTTCATCAACAAGATGGTCTATCGAGTGGAAGATATTCGGCGCGGCGACGTCGTCGTTTTTCTTTATCCTCACGACCACTCGAAGAGCTACATCAAGCGAGTCATCGCGTTGCCTGGCGATGACCTGCGAATTGACCATGGCGAAGTCTACGTGAATCACAAGCGCGTGATGGAAACATATGTGCCTGTTCGGTTTGAGGATGAACGCTCAGAGCCGGAGACGGTGATACCACCGCACGAGTATTTCGTGATGGGAGACCATCGTTCGATCTCGAGCGACAGCCGGGATTTCGGTCCGGTGGCTCGAAATTTGATCTATGGCAAGGCCGCGTTTGTGTACTGGCCTATGGATCAGGCTGGAGTGGTACGGTAA